One window of the Triticum dicoccoides isolate Atlit2015 ecotype Zavitan chromosome 3B, WEW_v2.0, whole genome shotgun sequence genome contains the following:
- the LOC119278578 gene encoding probable beta-D-xylosidase 7, which translates to MGRRTHAVQAAALLLLLAFLHLHVAAAADPPFSCGAASGAPYCDRKLPMERRAADLVSKLSLEEKISQLGDESPAVARLGVPAYKWWSEALHGVAWSKGMHLDGPLRAATSFPQVILTAASFNPHLWYRIGQVIGREARGVYNNGQAEGLTLWAPNINVFRDPRWGRGQETPGEDPSMTGKYAAVFVRGVQGYGMSGAINSSDLEASACCKHFTAYDLDNWKGVTRFAFDAKVTEQDLADTYNPPFKSCVEDGGASGIMCSYNRVNGVPTCADHNLLSKTARGDWSFNGYITSDCDAVAIIHDVQGYAKAAEDAVADVLKAGMDVNCGGYIQTHGVSAYRQGKITGEDIDRALRNLFAIRMRLGLFNGNPKYNRYGNIGAGQVCSKEHQDLALQAAQDGIVLLKNHAGALPLSKSRLSSSSIAVIGPNGNNASLLLGNYFGPPCISVTPFQALQGYVKDARFVQGCKAAVCNVSDIGEAVHAAGSADYVVLFMGLDQDQEKEEVDRLDLGLPGMQESLVSKVADAAKKPVILVLLCGGPVDVTFAKNNPKIGAIVWAGYPGQAGGIAIAQVLFGEHNPGGRLPVTWYPKEFTAVPMTDMRMRADPSTGYPGRTYRFYKGKTVYNFGYGLSYSKYSHRFASKGTRPPSTRSGIEGLKATASAAGTVSYDVEEMGAEACDRLRFPAVVRVQNHGPMDGRHPVLLFLRWPNATDGRPASQLVGFQSVHLKADEAAHVEFEVSPCKHLSRAAEDGRKVIDQGSHFLKVGDDEFELSFMA; encoded by the exons ATGGGACGCCGCACGCACGCCGTCCAGGCGGCAGCGCTGCTGCTCCTGCTCGCCTTCCTCCATCTGCACGTGGCCGCGGCCGCCGACCCGCCCTTCTCCTGCGGCGCGGCGTCGGGCGCGCCGTACTGCGACCGGAAGCTGCCGATGGAGCGGCGGGCGGCGGACCTGGTGTCGAAGCTGTCGCTGGAGGAGAAGATCTCGCAGCTGGGCGACGAGTCGCCGGCGGTGGCCCGGCTGGGCGTTCCGGCGTACAAGTGGTGGTCGGAGGCGCTGCACGGCGTGGCGTGGAGCAAGGGCATGCACCTGGACGGCCCGCTCCGCGCCGCCACCAGCTTCCCGCAGGTCATCCTCACCGCCGCGTCCTTCAACCCGCACCTCTGGTACCGCATCGGCCAG GTGATCGGCAGGGAGGCGCGGGGCGTGTACAACAACGGGCAGGCGGAGGGGCTGACCTTGTGGGCGCCCAACATCAACGTGTTCCGGGACCCGCGGTGGGGGCGGGGCCAGGAGACCCCCGGCGAGGACCCGAGCATGACGGGCAAGTACGCCGCCGTGTTCGTCCGCGGCGTGCAGGGCTACGGCATGTCGGGCGCCATCAACTCCTCCGACCTGGAGGCCTCCGCCTGCTGCAAGCACTTCACCGCCTACGACCTCGACAACTGGAAGGGCGTCACCCGCTTCGCCTTCGACGCAAAG GTGACGGAGCAGGACCTGGCGGACACGTACAACCCGCCGTTCAAGAGCTGCGTGGAGGACGGCGGCGCCAGCGGCATCATGTGCTCCTACAACCGCGTCAATGGCGTGCCCACCTGTGCCGACCACAACCTCCTCTCCAAGACCGCCAGAGGCGACTGGAGCTTCAACGG ATACATCACGTCGGACTGCGACGCCGTGGCCATCATCCACGACGTCCAGGGGTATGCCAAGGCGGCAGAGGATGCGGTGGCAGATGTCCTCAAGGCCG GTATGGACGTGAACTGCGGCGGCTACATCCAGACGCACGGCGTGTCGGCGTACCGGCAGGGCAAGATCACGGGGGAGGACATCGACAGGGCCCTCCGCAACCTCTTCGCCATCCGGATGCGGCTGGGCCTCTTCAACGGCAACCCCAAGTACAACCGGTACGGCAACATCGGCGCCGGCCAGGTGTGCAGCAAGGAGCACCAGGACCTGGCCCTGCAGGCGGCGCAGGACGGCATCGTCCTGCTCAAGAACCACGCCGGCGCGCTGCCCCTCTCCAAGTCCaggctctcctcctcctccatcgccGTCATCGGGCCCAACGGCAACAACGCGTCGCTGCTGCTCGGCAACTACTTCGGCCCGCCGTGCATCTCCGTCACGCCGTTCCAGGCGCTGCAGGGGTACGTCAAGGACGCCCGGTTCGTCCAGGGGTGCAAGGCCGCCGTCTGCAACGTGTCCGACATCGGGGAGGCGGTGCACGCGGCCGGCTCGGCGGACTACGTCGTGCTGTTCATGGGGCTGGATCAGGaccaggagaaggaggaggtggataGGCTGGACCTGGGGCTCCCCGGGATGCAGGAGAGCCTTGTCAGCAAGGTTGCCGACGCGGCGAAGAAGCCGGTGATCTTGGTGCTGCTTTGCGGTGGACCGGTGGACGTGACGTTCGCCAAGAACAATCCTAAGATCGGCGCCATTGTCTGGGCTGGTTACCCTGGCCAGGCCGGTGGCATCGCCATTGCCCAGGTCCTCTTCGGCGAGCACAACCCCG GTGGGAGGCTGCCGGTGACATGGTACCCGAAGGAGTTCACGGCGGTGCCGATGACGGACATGCGGATGCGCGCCGACCCGTCCACGGGCTACCCGGGACGCACCTACAGGTTCTACAAGGGCAAGACCGTGTACAACTTCGGCTACGGCCTGAGCTACTCCAAGTACTCCCACCGGTTCGCGTCCAAGGGCACGAGGCCGCCGTCCACGAGAAGCGGCATCGAGGGCCTGAAGGCGACGGCGTCGGCGGCGGGCACGGTGAGCTACGACGTGGAGGAGATGGGCGCGGAGGCGTGCGACAGGCTCCGGTTCCCGGCGGTGGTGAGGGTGCAGAACCACGGGCCCATGGACGGGAGGCACCCGGTGCTGCTGTTCCTCCGGTGGCCGAACGCGACGGACGGGCGGCCCGCGAGCCAGCTCGTCGGGTTCCAGAGCGTGCACCTCAAGGCGGACGAGGCCGCGCACGTGGAGTTCGAGGTGAGCCCCTGCAAGCACTTGAGCAGGGCCGCGGAGGACGGCCGCAAGGTGATCGACCAGGGGTCGCACTTCCTCAAGGTGGGCGACGACGAGTTCGAGTTGAGCTTCATGGCCTGA
- the LOC119278580 gene encoding uncharacterized protein LOC119278580, which yields MDDLSPRLGLAESDAAADGKMANGEASDDARAVEVSGGVSEDTLPAVLRGFVDGVWPRPGDGGDPLLRRLRAATCEAAPRLRDASRNSARDLLAWTKQGSGLRAILVISVGTITMISLTGLLIFMSFLLVATANAIIVSVLMSLAAAGGFLALFFACLVAVYVGAVSIAIFVISATVISAIVGVMIATGWIGFFWMIWFAARKSLDLTKHSIGMTTSAMQSYSTSRSVGQKSID from the exons atGGACGACCTCTCGCCGCGCCTGGGGCTGGCCGAATCCGACGCGGCGGCGGACGGCAAGATGGCCAACGGCGAGGCCTCCGACGACGCCCGCGCCGTCGAGGTCTCCGGCGGCGTCTCCGAGGACACCCTCCCCGCGGTGCTCCGCGGCTTCGTGGACGGCGTCTGGCCGCGGCCCGGCGACGGCGGGGATCCGCTGCTGCGGCGCCTCCGCGCGGCGACCTGCGAGGCCGCGCCGCGGCTGCGGGACGCCTCCAGGAACTCGGCCCGCGACCTGCTCGCCTGGACCAAGCAGGGCAGcggcctccgcgccatcctcgtcaTCTCG GTCGGAACAATCACGATGATATCACTGACTGGCCTGCTGATTTTCATGTCCTTCCTGCTGGTCGCGACCGCTAATGCCATTATTGTTTCAGTTCTTATGTCCTTGGCAGCTGCTGGAGGATTCCTGGCCTTGTTTTTTGCTTGCTTGGTTGCAGTGTATGTCGGAGCAGTATCAATTGCCATATTCGTCATCTCTGCCACTGTTATCTCTGCAATTGTTGGAGTCATGATTGCTACTG GCTGGATCGGATTCTTTTGGATGATTTGGTTTGCCGCAAGGAAGAGCCTGGACCTTACCAAGCACTCAATCGGCATGACGACCTCTGCTATGCAGTCGTATTCAACTTCTCGGAGTGTGGGGCAGAAGTCCATAGACTGA
- the LOC119278579 gene encoding annexin D5-like — protein MASLSVPPVLTSPRHDAIALHRAFKGFGCDSTTVINILAHRDAVQRALIMQEYRAMYRQDLYHRLSTELSGNHKKAMLLWVLDPVGRDATILNQSLNGDITDLRAATEVICSRTPSQLQIMKQAYRARFGCYLEQDITERTYGDHQKLLLAYLGIPRYEGPEVDLAAAARDARELYRAGERRLGTDERAFIRVFTERSWAHLAAVAGAYHHLYARSLEKAVKSETSGTFELGLLTILRCAESPARYFAKALHKAMKGLGTSDTTLIRVVVTRAEVDMQYIKAEYHKKYKRSLADAIHSETSGNYRTFLLSLVGRDR, from the exons ATGGCGAGCCTCAGCGTGCCTCCGGTGCTCACGTCCCCACGCCACGACGCCATCGCCCTCCACAGGGCCTTCAAAg GTTTTGGGTGCGACAGCACGACGGTGATCAACATCCTGGCGCACCGGGACGCGGTGCAGCGCGCGCTCATCATGCAGGAGTACCGGGCCATGTACCGGCAGGACCTCTACCACCGGCTGTCCACCGAGCTCAGCGGGAACCACAAG AAGGCGATGCTGCTGTGGGTGCTGGACCCCGTGGGCCGCGACGCGACGATACTGAACCAGTCCCTCAACGGCGACATCACCGACCTGCGAGCCGCCACGGAGGTGATCTGCTCCCGGACGCCGTCGCAGCTGCAGATCATGAAGCAGGCCTACCGCGCCCGCTTCGGCTGCTACCTCGAGCAGGACATCACCGAGCGCACCTACGGCGACCACCAGAAG CTTCTGCTGGCGTACCTGGGGATCCCGCGGTACGAGGGCCCGGAGGTGgacctggcggcggcggcgcgcgacgCAAGGGAGCTGTACCGCGCCGGCGAGAGGCGGCTGGGCACCGACGAGCGCGCCTTCATCCGCGTCTTCACCGAGCGCAGCTGGGCGcacctcgccgccgtcgccggcgcctACCACCACCTGTACGCGCGCTCTTTGGAAAAG GCCGTGAAGAGCGAGACGTCGGGGACTTTCGAGTTGGGGCTGCTGACGATCCTCCGGTGCGCCGAGAGCCCGGCGAGGTACTTCGCCAAGGCGCTGCACAAGGCGATGAAGGGGCTGGGCACCAGCGACACGACGCTGATACGGGTGGTGGTCACCAGGGCGGAGGTGGACATGCAGTACATCAAGGCCGAGTACCACAAGAAGTACAAGCGCTCGCTCGCCGACGCCATCCACTCCGAGACCTCCGGCAACTACCGCACCTTCCTCCTCTCCCTCGTCGGCCGCGACCGCTAA